In Candidatus Dependentiae bacterium, one genomic interval encodes:
- a CDS encoding ankyrin repeat domain-containing protein has protein sequence MKKANLLYLVALATACNIWAADPQQATKSQELINILEKELSGSYLHDKVTRLLDEGADVNVQTEEHRLTPLVLAVMLGNKKLARLLLERGADVNNQDNALKATPLHYVASFHTSSPGGASFFEDNTDMAKLLLDWGVNKTLKDKHGQTAAQMNRQLAKVIEDHTPTSTGEFTKPARP, from the coding sequence ATGAAGAAAGCAAATTTACTCTACCTTGTTGCATTGGCAACTGCTTGTAATATTTGGGCTGCTGATCCACAACAAGCAACAAAAAGCCAAGAATTAATAAATATCCTGGAAAAAGAACTATCTGGAAGCTATCTACACGATAAGGTCACAAGGTTGCTAGATGAAGGTGCTGATGTAAACGTTCAAACTGAAGAGCATAGATTAACACCTCTAGTTCTTGCTGTAATGCTAGGAAACAAAAAACTTGCACGATTGTTGCTTGAAAGAGGCGCTGATGTAAACAATCAAGATAACGCGCTTAAAGCGACACCCTTACATTATGTGGCAAGTTTCCATACTAGTTCTCCTGGAGGAGCCTCATTCTTTGAAGACAATACAGATATGGCAAAGCTTTTACTTGATTGGGGTGTCAACAAAACACTTAAGGACAAACATGGTCAAACTGCTGCTCAAATGAATAGACAGCTAGCAAAGGTTATAGAAGACCACACCCCCACTAGTACAGGCGAATTTACCAAACCCGCACGACCATAA
- the arfB gene encoding alternative ribosome rescue aminoacyl-tRNA hydrolase ArfB, which produces MKNNIIIPEHELEITTARAGGPGGQHVNKTNTRVIIRWNVHKTNALNEHQKQRILEKLQSDLTTDGELVIQHSSTRSQLQNKKLAYDLLTQKIRKALYIPKKRKKTGIPKGAKEKRLKSKKIRSVLKRMRSKKDFE; this is translated from the coding sequence ATGAAAAATAATATTATAATTCCTGAACATGAATTGGAAATAACCACTGCACGCGCCGGCGGTCCGGGCGGACAACATGTTAATAAAACAAATACGCGAGTAATTATTCGATGGAATGTGCATAAAACAAACGCGCTCAATGAACATCAAAAACAACGTATATTAGAAAAACTACAATCAGATTTAACCACAGATGGTGAACTCGTAATACAACATAGCTCAACTCGCAGTCAGCTACAAAACAAAAAACTGGCCTATGATCTGCTTACACAAAAAATACGTAAAGCTTTATACATACCAAAAAAAAGAAAGAAAACCGGAATTCCAAAAGGTGCAAAAGAAAAACGACTCAAAAGTAAAAAAATAAGAAGCGTACTCAAACGCATGCGCAGCAAAAAAGATTTTGAATAA
- the mgtE gene encoding magnesium transporter — translation MDNKTLLEKIRYNVIEVANQSTALGASLWKMFMELHQADIADFFSDIDRESFCVLFLALPKELKYAVFKELPDSLKVYILGRQEESDALAILNALHADELTDLFDYFSDDELRKYMNVLNQTARERVLSLRKFHPESAGGIMDPHVFSLKQGFTVGKSVSILQRLKPDKDIYQRIYVTDENHRLLGCIDLQDLVLHGPKERISSFMKKNELILSVDEDREKVAHQMIHYGLTNAPVVAQDGLFLGVVPADTLADVLVEEAGENVQRISAMTPLKKSYFETPFLKLLYERSGILVILLLVESISGTILEMYESTLGIVLLFFIPMIISTGGNTSSQTSAVAIQGMAAGEIRESNMFKFLRRELRLGAAIGSLLSIAAFGRVFLTTGSYLYGFVISLALGLIVMLSVALGSLVPLVLKKLNIDPAFSAGPFLATAMDILGVLIYCAISRLILF, via the coding sequence ATGGATAACAAAACGTTACTTGAAAAAATAAGATATAATGTTATTGAGGTTGCAAATCAAAGTACGGCACTTGGAGCGTCTCTATGGAAAATGTTTATGGAACTCCATCAGGCAGATATAGCAGATTTTTTTTCTGATATTGACAGGGAGTCCTTTTGTGTGTTGTTTTTAGCACTGCCAAAAGAGTTAAAGTATGCAGTTTTTAAAGAGCTTCCTGATAGTTTAAAAGTGTATATTTTGGGCAGGCAAGAAGAGTCTGATGCTTTGGCTATTTTGAATGCTTTGCATGCGGATGAATTAACCGATCTTTTTGATTATTTTTCTGATGATGAATTGCGCAAGTATATGAATGTGCTCAATCAGACTGCGCGTGAACGTGTTTTATCGCTTAGAAAATTTCATCCTGAATCTGCCGGTGGTATTATGGACCCTCATGTTTTCTCTCTTAAGCAGGGTTTTACTGTAGGCAAAAGTGTTAGTATTTTGCAGCGTTTAAAGCCGGATAAAGATATTTATCAACGGATTTACGTAACTGATGAAAATCATCGCTTGCTTGGTTGTATTGATTTACAAGATCTAGTATTACATGGCCCAAAAGAACGCATTTCCAGCTTTATGAAAAAAAATGAATTGATTTTATCGGTAGATGAAGATCGTGAAAAAGTTGCACATCAAATGATACATTATGGCTTGACCAATGCGCCGGTAGTCGCCCAGGATGGTCTGTTTTTAGGAGTAGTCCCGGCAGATACTTTGGCTGATGTTTTAGTTGAAGAGGCAGGTGAAAATGTGCAGCGGATTTCTGCAATGACGCCACTTAAAAAATCTTATTTTGAAACGCCATTTTTAAAATTATTATATGAGCGCAGTGGAATCCTGGTTATTTTATTATTAGTCGAGTCGATATCGGGCACTATCTTGGAAATGTATGAATCAACCTTAGGGATTGTATTGCTATTCTTTATTCCTATGATTATTAGTACCGGTGGAAATACCAGTAGTCAAACATCAGCTGTTGCTATTCAAGGTATGGCAGCGGGCGAAATTCGTGAATCTAATATGTTTAAGTTTTTAAGACGTGAATTGAGACTTGGGGCTGCAATTGGCTCATTGCTTAGTATTGCCGCATTTGGACGGGTATTCTTAACGACCGGTTCATATTTGTACGGTTTTGTTATTAGTTTAGCTTTGGGGCTCATCGTTATGCTTTCAGTTGCTTTGGGTAGCCTTGTCCCTTTAGTGCTTAAAAAATTGAATATTGATCCTGCATTTTCAGCCGGTCCATTTTTGGCAACCGCCATGGATATTTTAGGTGTACTCATTTATTGTGCTATAAGTCGATTAATTCTGTTCTAG
- a CDS encoding phospholipase D-like domain-containing protein translates to MQAHAFKRIFRILALFALAFFLVGSGICPPELSLNRSTRKSRARKTILEVPVSFGKTHFIVGLSKEEVSQRNAQSSFSDVECTVNEAYFSPDDDLQQKIIDFIDQEKKGIYLAIFSFTNKNIADALVRAHKRGIEIQLVADPSFLHDRYTKIALLQEKGISVFVYDPKKSPGNASTMSNIMHNKFVLFLNNVDDKPLVWTGSFNFTKSACLSNQENVVVLNNPQIVNRYIEKFHELKKRAIAYNNIHAAAGRATTKRTAKNK, encoded by the coding sequence ATGCAAGCGCATGCTTTCAAAAGAATATTTCGTATTTTGGCACTTTTTGCATTAGCTTTTTTTTTGGTAGGATCAGGGATATGCCCTCCTGAGCTTTCACTAAATCGAAGCACACGTAAATCAAGAGCTCGCAAAACAATTCTAGAAGTTCCCGTTTCATTTGGTAAAACACATTTTATTGTTGGTTTATCAAAAGAAGAGGTTTCTCAACGTAACGCACAAAGTAGTTTTTCTGATGTTGAATGTACGGTAAATGAGGCATACTTTTCTCCTGATGATGATTTGCAGCAAAAAATAATAGATTTTATTGATCAAGAAAAAAAGGGTATTTATTTAGCAATATTTTCATTTACCAATAAAAATATTGCTGATGCTTTAGTGCGTGCACATAAACGGGGCATTGAAATTCAGTTAGTTGCGGATCCAAGTTTCTTGCATGATCGTTATACCAAGATTGCATTGCTGCAAGAAAAAGGAATTTCTGTTTTTGTGTATGATCCAAAAAAATCACCTGGTAATGCATCAACTATGTCGAATATTATGCATAATAAATTCGTGCTTTTTTTGAATAATGTTGATGATAAGCCATTGGTTTGGACAGGGTCATTTAATTTCACCAAGTCAGCATGCTTGAGTAATCAAGAGAATGTTGTGGTGTTAAATAATCCACAAATTGTGAACAGATATATCGAAAAATTTCATGAGTTAAAAAAGCGAGCAATTGCATACAATAACATACATGCTGCAGCCGGACGGGCAACCACAAAAAGAACAGCAAAAAATAAGTGA
- a CDS encoding endonuclease/exonuclease/phosphatase family protein yields the protein MNECWSSKGLMLALLLCANVAQAAADELSKDVFTSSALKVLSYNICTEARTFGTELDIEHRLSAILKIIKESNPNIICLQEVRSKVAETVAALLSANGYRTHYSSNNGGEMSLGLMTAYKPDLFLCESHKTQWFSETPNECSGNEWYPWGRIYTIAKLRACLKGGMPDTSKDSLWIINTHLGLKEEEKEYSAKQLLAAMAVLNRAVLVGDMNFFDDKQGLEQRKMYTDAGLLDLLAKKVGTFSGYSYDGFIPKTKATLSKLDGAFTKGIKQVEATVLLYDELEDDLSNRDEMPSDHLPILLRLAKL from the coding sequence ATGAACGAATGTTGGTCAAGTAAGGGTTTGATGCTAGCCTTATTATTGTGTGCGAATGTTGCGCAAGCTGCTGCAGACGAACTATCGAAAGATGTATTTACAAGTTCTGCTTTAAAAGTATTGTCATATAATATTTGTACTGAAGCAAGAACATTTGGCACAGAGTTAGATATAGAGCATAGGCTTTCGGCGATTTTGAAAATTATAAAAGAAAGTAATCCAAATATTATTTGCTTGCAAGAAGTGCGTAGTAAAGTTGCTGAAACGGTTGCAGCATTATTGAGTGCAAATGGCTATAGAACCCATTACTCTTCAAATAATGGTGGGGAAATGTCGTTGGGATTAATGACTGCATATAAACCGGATTTATTCCTTTGTGAAAGCCATAAAACGCAATGGTTTTCTGAAACGCCGAATGAGTGTAGCGGTAATGAATGGTACCCATGGGGGCGCATTTATACCATTGCCAAATTGCGTGCGTGTTTGAAAGGCGGTATGCCAGATACCTCAAAAGATTCGCTTTGGATAATAAATACTCATTTAGGATTGAAAGAAGAAGAAAAAGAATATAGCGCTAAACAGTTGCTTGCCGCTATGGCAGTTTTAAATCGGGCAGTACTTGTTGGTGACATGAATTTCTTTGATGATAAGCAAGGCCTGGAACAACGTAAAATGTATACGGATGCCGGTTTGCTTGATCTTCTTGCAAAAAAAGTTGGAACTTTTTCAGGTTATTCATATGATGGGTTTATTCCTAAAACAAAAGCGACATTGTCAAAGCTTGATGGTGCTTTTACAAAAGGAATAAAACAAGTGGAAGCAACTGTTTTGCTTTACGATGAACTTGAAGATGATTTAAGTAATCGTGATGAAATGCCATCAGATCATTTGCCGATTCTATTACGTTTGGCAAAACTTTAG
- a CDS encoding RluA family pseudouridine synthase, translating to MKPNLIQHGQEFELIVDAETSQERIDIFLHQAFPSYTRSFFHRAIEDGYVKVNTQTVTKSGHKVKPGDAIFIMFPPKRNITADMVKQKNIPIKIVFKHPHFIIIEKPAGLLAHPTTSTSNEVSLSDWLLHNIDDIAHVGSVDRPGIIHRLDKLTSGLMIIPRTNYAYAQFGILFRNRDINKTYYAIVKGHPPKTGTINLLIGRHPKERNRMTTYTSEKEAKTKARNAVTHYEVEQYYEDAALVRVTLETGRTHQIRVHFAAIGHPIIGDPVYGKPSPFIDRQALHAAELQFIFDGEKIAIKSELPEDIKKIIQKLKIIH from the coding sequence ATGAAACCAAACCTTATTCAACATGGCCAAGAATTTGAACTCATTGTTGATGCTGAAACCTCTCAAGAGCGTATTGATATTTTTTTACATCAAGCATTTCCTAGCTATACACGCAGTTTTTTCCATCGTGCAATCGAAGATGGCTATGTTAAAGTAAATACACAAACAGTTACTAAGTCCGGCCATAAAGTAAAACCTGGCGACGCGATCTTTATTATGTTTCCACCAAAGCGCAATATCACTGCTGACATGGTTAAACAAAAAAACATCCCTATAAAAATAGTATTCAAGCACCCTCATTTCATTATTATCGAAAAACCGGCAGGCCTGCTTGCACATCCCACGACATCAACAAGCAATGAAGTTTCGCTTTCTGATTGGCTATTGCACAACATTGACGACATTGCTCATGTTGGCTCTGTAGATCGCCCAGGAATTATTCATCGCCTTGACAAGCTCACTTCCGGCTTGATGATTATTCCACGCACCAATTATGCCTACGCACAATTCGGCATCTTATTTCGCAATCGTGATATAAACAAAACATATTACGCAATCGTCAAAGGGCATCCACCAAAAACAGGAACTATTAATTTGCTAATTGGACGGCATCCGAAAGAAAGAAATCGCATGACAACATACACATCAGAAAAAGAGGCCAAAACAAAAGCACGCAATGCAGTCACCCATTACGAGGTTGAACAATATTATGAAGATGCCGCACTAGTGCGTGTTACATTAGAAACCGGACGCACACATCAAATTCGCGTACATTTTGCTGCAATTGGCCATCCAATCATTGGCGATCCTGTATACGGCAAACCATCACCCTTCATTGACAGACAAGCGTTGCATGCAGCTGAATTGCAATTTATTTTTGATGGAGAAAAAATTGCAATAAAAAGTGAACTCCCTGAAGATATTAAAAAAATCATACAAAAATTAAAAATAATTCACTAA
- a CDS encoding GIY-YIG nuclease family protein: MYYVYLIRSIKSPQAIYVGYTINIRQRLETYNSGGSVHTKKDRPWELVVCMVFKDMKCAKQFEKYLKSQSDRTFAKKRFLNSQIS; encoded by the coding sequence ATGTATTATGTTTATCTCATAAGATCCATAAAATCTCCTCAAGCTATATACGTAGGTTATACTATCAATATAAGACAACGGTTAGAGACTTATAACTCCGGTGGTTCTGTTCATACAAAAAAAGATCGACCTTGGGAATTAGTTGTGTGTATGGTATTTAAAGATATGAAATGCGCAAAACAATTTGAAAAATATCTTAAGTCTCAATCGGATAGAACATTTGCTAAAAAACGATTTTTGAATTCACAGATTTCGTAG
- a CDS encoding GIY-YIG nuclease family protein gives MYFVYFLKSISFPDKMYVGYTSNVQVRLAEHNVENFFHTSKYKPWEIITSFGFKEQSKALAFEKYLKSGSGRVFIKKHFL, from the coding sequence ATGTATTTTGTATATTTCCTAAAATCAATTTCTTTTCCTGATAAAATGTATGTTGGTTATACATCTAATGTTCAAGTTAGATTGGCAGAACACAATGTGGAAAATTTTTTTCATACATCAAAATATAAACCTTGGGAAATAATAACGTCGTTTGGATTTAAAGAACAATCAAAAGCACTAGCGTTTGAGAAGTATTTAAAGTCAGGTTCAGGGCGAGTATTTATAAAAAAGCATTTCCTCTGA
- a CDS encoding ATP-binding protein: MIRKDYLERIQTLLGIHPICAILGPRQVGKTTLARDYVTKHHIDDAHFFDLEDPLDLARLKNPMLALSNVTAKFIVIDEIQRVPELFPILRVLVDRPENKQQFLILGSASKDLIQQSSETLAGRIGYIELPPFTLFEVHESKKLWIRGGFPRSYLADTEEKSFLWRKNYITTFLERDIPSLGFNIPPEQMRRFWLMLVHYHGQILNSSELSRSLGISDHTVRKYVDILAGTFMIRILSPWFENLKKRQVKSPKIYFRDSGILNALLDIEDDKMLQRNPKLGAFWEGFALEQIIQTLSVSSQECFFWATQASAELDLFIIKKGKRIGFEFKYTDSPSTTKSMHSAQRDLKLDLLLVIYPGKDIFPLTETFIACGLDSISTGAFDTYLKNFF, from the coding sequence ATGATTAGAAAAGATTACCTAGAACGTATACAAACATTGCTCGGCATTCATCCTATTTGCGCTATTTTGGGTCCCCGACAAGTGGGAAAAACAACGTTAGCACGAGATTATGTTACAAAGCATCACATTGATGACGCCCATTTTTTTGATCTTGAAGACCCTCTTGATCTCGCTCGTCTAAAAAATCCAATGCTCGCACTCTCAAATGTCACTGCAAAATTCATCGTCATCGACGAGATTCAACGTGTGCCAGAACTTTTTCCCATTTTGCGCGTTCTTGTTGATCGCCCAGAAAACAAGCAACAATTTCTCATTCTTGGCAGCGCCTCAAAAGACCTCATACAGCAATCATCTGAAACATTAGCCGGCCGCATTGGCTATATTGAGCTACCTCCATTTACTTTGTTTGAAGTACATGAAAGCAAAAAACTGTGGATCCGAGGAGGATTTCCACGCTCATATTTAGCCGATACAGAAGAAAAAAGCTTTCTCTGGCGTAAAAATTACATAACCACCTTTTTAGAAAGAGACATTCCAAGCTTAGGCTTTAATATTCCTCCTGAACAAATGCGCCGTTTTTGGCTCATGCTTGTTCATTACCATGGACAAATACTCAATTCAAGTGAACTTTCTCGCTCGCTTGGCATTTCTGATCATACCGTACGCAAATATGTGGATATCCTTGCAGGAACTTTTATGATTCGCATTCTCTCACCATGGTTTGAAAACCTCAAAAAACGCCAAGTCAAATCACCCAAAATCTATTTTCGCGATAGCGGAATTTTAAATGCTCTGCTTGATATCGAAGATGATAAAATGCTACAACGCAATCCTAAGTTAGGAGCATTCTGGGAAGGCTTTGCCCTTGAACAAATTATACAAACACTTTCAGTTTCATCTCAAGAATGCTTTTTTTGGGCAACACAAGCATCTGCAGAGTTGGATCTGTTTATTATAAAAAAAGGAAAGCGAATCGGATTTGAATTCAAATATACCGATTCCCCTTCAACGACTAAATCCATGCACAGTGCACAAAGGGATCTGAAACTTGACCTACTACTGGTCATATATCCTGGCAAAGATATCTTTCCATTAACTGAAACATTTATTGCGTGCGGCCTTGATTCTATCTCAACAGGTGCTTTTGATACATACTTAAAAAATTTTTTTTAA
- a CDS encoding helix-turn-helix domain-containing protein, whose amino-acid sequence MIAAAIESDEVSMHKLARAAGLSPTIVQSVKSGTRKNVSAQSLFKILRGLGCAKLS is encoded by the coding sequence ATGATTGCAGCAGCAATAGAAAGTGATGAAGTTTCGATGCATAAGCTTGCAAGGGCTGCCGGCCTTTCTCCAACTATTGTACAAAGTGTAAAATCTGGAACACGCAAGAATGTAAGCGCCCAAAGCTTGTTCAAAATATTAAGAGGTCTTGGCTGCGCAAAGTTATCATAG
- a CDS encoding ankyrin repeat domain-containing protein — protein sequence MKKINLLYLVALATVCNVWTADNNVQNFISAVKENNIDGVKQMLKQGIDPNEKGERGLTALHWAIHNGSEEMTKLLLENEADPNIADRYKVRPLWRAAKLKNNPVIVKLLLEHGADPNVGQENEDRPFLVELVVNKFKDEDNAEIIRLLLKHNANPNVIQKKNLETTRRISHSPLYWAAIRKDNKLVELLLSHGAKLMSAGEQKPSVLEAIQSEQGPMTKRAINK from the coding sequence ATGAAGAAAATAAATTTACTCTACCTTGTTGCATTGGCAACTGTTTGTAACGTCTGGACTGCCGATAATAACGTACAAAACTTTATATCTGCTGTGAAAGAAAACAACATTGATGGTGTTAAACAAATGTTAAAGCAAGGCATTGATCCAAATGAAAAAGGAGAAAGAGGTTTAACAGCCTTACACTGGGCAATACACAATGGAAGTGAAGAGATGACTAAATTACTACTAGAGAACGAAGCTGATCCTAACATTGCAGATAGATATAAAGTAAGACCCTTGTGGCGAGCAGCCAAATTGAAGAATAACCCAGTTATCGTTAAGTTGTTATTGGAGCATGGCGCTGATCCTAATGTCGGCCAAGAAAATGAGGATCGGCCATTTTTAGTCGAATTAGTAGTAAACAAATTTAAAGATGAAGATAATGCCGAAATAATTCGATTGTTGCTGAAGCATAATGCTAATCCTAATGTTATACAAAAAAAAAATCTTGAAACAACACGACGAATATCACACTCTCCATTATATTGGGCTGCAATACGTAAAGATAATAAGCTAGTCGAGCTACTGCTTAGCCATGGTGCGAAATTGATGTCAGCAGGAGAGCAGAAACCTTCTGTTTTAGAAGCTATACAATCAGAACAAGGCCCTATGACCAAAAGGGCAATAAATAAATAA
- a CDS encoding translocation/assembly module TamB domain-containing protein, with protein sequence MLKQLVLSCIAGLCIVGFMAQRDTWIQQYVLDYFITQFQYALDCRVSCRLQDCSMSGLQLQCRNLQVMPKNGTDWSWRAKQFNIGFSWWQLLLYGSFDFSIYIQNMHAYSQIKDDELAIANHLYLAFRGPQLSIYTFLKDMECDDLFVTIEDRQKHRYVDLHWDIQAKKIDNCFNVAVDLYKGSLLAQERTLFKNMSGSLQFDSFDGHPTIDVCVKGAASIEMPQLGSEVTPCYISGAWHHNQGTFSLKNVDHSFAIDPVLIKKDGNGLQVSVEAKLPLNYVWHMLTNDNDDNRLSGSCALQAKYGAYDDTDNFHGHVSAQRMRWQDKEIGSLAKITFNKNTEDLGKAHFGGGLYLQRTSGACVAGSWSCCPQEGIAQASIKNNARLTFSPKHDWQILPDDLTISCDVDGHGALHVHYDGKATHAKVQNHIVSSGTALIQGAHVEAEGTLDENRYKLNACYDPVLYLNSFDYANAQGDTLVQMTGNEEQHYSGFIDVGCVKDILKKRLQYDLQGEGIFKLNIDKIDQCYHANVHLVNGAIRLPRTYNFVQGFDCDLFVDPLYKKCTVQDLVCTLHNGIISTQKMHVVLADDLSPSFVYAPVLIDRCLLNVEKELFAIVSGSMLLSKKQDADACLKGHLIIDRSQLKENLFSDVFQKNMRNYTAYSFDTHDDDLQCDITIKTKYPVRVQTPFLQTDARINLSIKNKVRDPHVSGSVNLSTGQLHFPYKPLYITKGSLHFSPGKLDDPLIELEAKNCIKKNNINLHVTGSLQNQHVSLEASPTLSEEQIISLLLVGSQEESLNMVMPALIMQNIKSILFGYDQTTHNASRYFGNLLKPFRRIHLVPSFIDQSGRGGLRGAIEIDISDRWRAVIQKNFSLTEDTRFELEYLLSDDISVRATRDIRRDLIGEVEMRYKFGD encoded by the coding sequence CAGCGTGATACATGGATACAGCAATATGTGCTAGATTATTTTATTACCCAATTTCAGTATGCACTTGATTGTAGAGTTTCATGCCGTTTACAAGATTGTTCTATGTCAGGATTGCAACTACAGTGTAGAAATTTACAGGTAATGCCTAAAAATGGAACCGATTGGTCATGGCGTGCAAAACAATTCAATATTGGTTTTTCATGGTGGCAATTGTTACTGTATGGCTCATTTGATTTTTCAATTTATATTCAAAATATGCATGCATATTCTCAAATAAAAGATGATGAACTTGCTATTGCCAATCATCTTTATTTGGCATTTCGTGGGCCACAACTTTCGATATATACATTCTTGAAAGATATGGAATGTGATGATCTGTTTGTTACTATTGAAGACAGGCAAAAGCATCGTTATGTTGATTTACATTGGGACATTCAGGCCAAAAAGATCGACAACTGTTTTAATGTAGCTGTTGATCTTTATAAGGGTTCACTTCTTGCACAAGAACGTACATTGTTTAAAAATATGTCCGGCTCGTTACAATTTGATTCTTTCGATGGACACCCAACTATTGATGTCTGTGTTAAAGGGGCTGCATCAATTGAAATGCCACAATTGGGTTCAGAAGTTACTCCGTGTTATATCTCCGGGGCATGGCATCATAATCAAGGAACTTTTAGTTTAAAAAATGTTGACCACTCATTTGCTATTGATCCTGTTTTAATTAAAAAAGATGGCAATGGTTTGCAAGTTTCAGTTGAGGCGAAACTTCCCTTAAATTATGTTTGGCATATGCTTACAAATGATAATGATGATAATCGATTATCAGGTAGTTGTGCATTACAGGCAAAGTATGGAGCCTACGATGACACAGATAACTTTCATGGGCATGTTTCTGCTCAGCGCATGCGTTGGCAAGATAAAGAGATCGGCTCGCTTGCAAAGATTACTTTTAATAAAAATACAGAAGATTTAGGCAAAGCTCATTTTGGTGGCGGACTGTATTTACAAAGAACTTCAGGTGCATGTGTTGCAGGATCTTGGTCCTGTTGCCCGCAAGAAGGGATTGCGCAAGCAAGTATAAAAAATAATGCACGGCTTACTTTTTCACCTAAGCATGATTGGCAAATATTGCCGGATGACCTAACCATTAGTTGTGATGTTGATGGTCACGGAGCATTACATGTTCATTATGATGGTAAAGCAACACATGCAAAAGTACAAAATCATATTGTTTCCTCAGGCACTGCATTGATACAGGGAGCGCATGTTGAAGCGGAAGGAACGCTCGATGAAAATAGGTATAAACTTAATGCTTGTTATGATCCTGTTTTGTACTTAAATTCGTTTGATTATGCGAATGCGCAAGGAGATACATTAGTACAAATGACTGGAAACGAAGAACAGCATTATTCAGGATTTATTGATGTTGGTTGTGTCAAAGATATTCTCAAGAAACGTTTACAATATGATTTGCAAGGTGAAGGGATATTTAAACTTAATATTGATAAAATTGATCAATGTTATCATGCAAATGTGCACCTTGTTAATGGTGCAATTCGTTTGCCGCGGACTTATAACTTTGTTCAAGGTTTTGACTGTGATCTTTTTGTTGATCCATTGTATAAAAAATGTACAGTACAAGATTTGGTTTGCACATTGCATAATGGTATCATTTCAACTCAAAAAATGCATGTTGTATTGGCCGATGATTTAAGTCCAAGTTTTGTATATGCGCCTGTTTTAATTGATCGTTGCTTGCTTAACGTTGAAAAAGAACTGTTTGCTATTGTTTCAGGATCAATGTTGTTGAGTAAGAAGCAGGATGCTGATGCTTGCCTAAAAGGGCATTTGATTATTGATCGTTCGCAGTTGAAAGAGAACCTGTTTTCTGATGTGTTTCAAAAAAATATGCGTAATTATACCGCTTATTCATTTGATACGCATGACGATGATTTGCAATGTGATATTACTATAAAAACAAAATATCCGGTACGGGTGCAGACGCCATTTTTGCAAACTGATGCCCGTATTAATTTATCAATAAAAAATAAAGTACGAGATCCGCATGTTTCAGGATCGGTTAATTTAAGTACTGGTCAGTTGCACTTTCCTTATAAGCCTTTATATATTACCAAGGGCTCTTTGCATTTTTCACCAGGTAAGTTAGATGATCCGCTTATTGAATTAGAAGCAAAAAACTGTATTAAAAAAAATAATATTAATTTACATGTTACCGGTTCATTGCAAAATCAGCATGTGAGTCTAGAGGCGTCACCGACTTTAAGTGAAGAGCAGATCATTTCATTATTACTTGTCGGTTCGCAAGAAGAATCACTCAATATGGTTATGCCTGCGCTTATTATGCAAAACATTAAATCGATTTTATTTGGGTATGATCAAACGACGCATAATGCAAGTCGTTATTTTGGCAATTTGCTCAAACCGTTCCGACGTATACATTTGGTGCCAAGCTTTATTGATCAAAGTGGTCGTGGTGGTTTGCGTGGTGCAATTGAGATTGATATTAGCGATCGTTGGCGTGCTGTAATTCAAAAGAACTTTAGTTTGACTGAAGATACTCGTTTTGAATTGGAATATTTATTATCTGATGATATTAGTGTACGCGCAACGCGGGACATTCGTCGTGATTTGATTGGTGAAGTTGAGATGAGGTATAAATTTGGGGATTGA
- a CDS encoding recombinase family protein, with translation MAQKEKVAVCCDKVDRLSRNVFDKRISLLYEKALNDEIELHFVSDGQIINNRISTSEKFQFGISLGLAKYYSDAISDPPSP, from the coding sequence TTGGCTCAAAAAGAAAAAGTCGCAGTATGCTGCGATAAAGTTGATCGGCTTTCACGAAACGTGTTTGATAAGCGCATATCCTTATTATATGAAAAAGCGCTCAATGATGAGATTGAACTCCATTTCGTTTCTGATGGGCAAATTATCAATAACCGCATTTCAACTTCAGAAAAGTTCCAATTTGGCATCAGTTTGGGATTGGCAAAATATTACTCCGATGCCATTAGCGATCCTCCTTCGCCCTGA